Proteins encoded together in one Coffea arabica cultivar ET-39 chromosome 2c, Coffea Arabica ET-39 HiFi, whole genome shotgun sequence window:
- the LOC140035651 gene encoding uncharacterized protein: protein MSQENELTIAQLSLKLDDMWKEMQRRFDQRLETIHEQIDQLSSSRVSSRKSREKSTLEESSDSNANSEHEAYEQGRPKRNTRAIGDAIKGIKMKIPPFQGKSNPDRYFEWESRVELVFDCNDYTDAQKLRLAVVEFTDYAIVWWEQVATSRRRCGEPPITTWTELKRLMKKRFVPCHYHRDLYQKLQTLTQGQRSVEDYYKNMEISMLRADIQEDREATMARFLSGLRVEIADQLELQYYVEIEDMVEKAIKIEQRLKRRGTTRNYNPHPQTFTRPFQSRREERGSNAWNPLKPKQDQGSSSRPPITKTDSKIVSKPTIETSKLRNRDTKCWRCQGIGHIASQCPNPRTMLVLPNGDIVTDDKEEDYKDMPPLAEEEDEIEEVPTQDKVGLVARRALATQASKDEFQRDNIFYTRCHVTNKVCSLVIDPRSCTNVASALMVEKLNLPTSEHSRPYKLQWLNNNGEEYQDVFPEDIPTGLPPLRGIEHQIDFIPGSSLPNKAPYRTNPEETKEQQRQVEELLSKGWIQESLSPCVVPVVLVPKKDGGWRMCTDCRAINAITTLDEHVVHLQMVLDALRKASLYANLKKCTFCTNQLIFLGYVVSEQGIHVDQEKVKAISEWPTPTNVSIGAVLLQEGRPVAYFSEKLNGAALNYSTYDKELMALVRALQTWQHYLRPREFVLHTDHESLKHIKSQDKLSKRHARWITFIDSFTFVIKYKTANSDFGEIFVSLPRHSREYYFISQGFLYYKDKFCIFKSSMRTLLVRETHGGGLMGHFGIAKTLMILQEHFFWPRMRSDVERHIERCVTCHQAKSKVHPYGLYTPLSIPHEPWVDLSMDFVLGLPRTRKGHDSIYVVVDRFSKMAYFIPCLKTDDAKHVADLFFREINIKFWEDCLPHVKFAYNRTVHSVTHYSPFEIVYGFNPLTPLDLTPLPVHERVNLDGKNKAAYVRELHTKVPANIEKRTLQYIQSANKGRRKMVFEPGDWVWIHMRKERFPVKRRSKLLPRGDGPFQVLERINDNAYKLELLDDEFDLRTNRLQEEGTNEEGLKAAQTSSAQRRRPASNNPSTSIARSDGRTKRTRNGHDNPQVLVQPTFESTNATFGSMNASTNVNSNNISSTSTFSICFD from the exons ATGTCTCAGGAAAATGAACTTACCATTGCTCAGTTATCCCTTAAACTGGATGATATGTGGAAGGAAATGCAGAGGAGATTTGACCAAAGGTTGGAAACAATCCATGAGCAGATTGATCAACTAAGttcatctagggtttcttcTAGAAAATCTAGGGAAAAATCCACCCTGGAGGAATCTAGTGACTCCAATGCCAATTCGGAACATGAGGCATACGAGCAAGGACGACCGAAGCGAAACACAAGAGCAATCGGTGACGCAATCAAGGGGATTAAGATGAAGATTCCtcctttccaaggcaaatctaaTCCAGATAGATACTTTGAATGGGAGAGTCGAGTGGAGCTAGTATTTGATTGTAATGACTACACCGATGCACAAAAATTGAGACTTGCCGTAGTAGAATTCACCGACTATGCCATAGTTTGGTGGGAACAAGTGGCTACAAGCAGGAGAAGGTGTGGTGAACCACCTATAACCACTTGGACTGAGCTCAAGAGACTGATGAAGAAGCGATTTGTACCATGTCACTACCATAGAGACTTGTACCAAAAACTTCAAACCTTGACACAAGGTCAACGCTCAGTTGAGGACTACTACAAGAACATGGAAATCTCCATGTTGAGAGCTGATATTCAAGAAGATCGAGAGGCTACAATGGCAAGATTTCTCAGTGGTCTGAGGGTTGAAATAGCCGATCAACTGGAGCTTCAATACTATGTGGAGATAGAAGATATGGTGGAGAAGGCTATCAAGattgagcaaaggctcaagaggaggggtacaacCAGAAATTATAACCCTCATCCACAAACATTTACTCGACCATTCCAGTCTAGAAGGGAAGAGAGAGGTTCGAATGCTTGGAACCCTCTAAAGCCGAAGCAAGATCAAGGGTCAAGCTCACGGCCACCTATTACCAAAACCGACTCCAAGATTGTTTCAAAGCCAACAATTGAAACTTCAAAACTTAGGAATCGTGACACCAAATGTTGGAGGTGTCAAGGAATTGGGCATATTGCAAGCCAATGTCCAAACCCAAGGACCATGCTTGTCCTACCAAATGGAGACATTGTCACTGATGATAAAGAGGAGGATTACAAAGACATGCCTCCCTTGgctgaagaggaagatgaaataGAGGAAGTTCCAACTCAAGACAAAGTTGGATTGGTAGCAAGAAGGGCGCTAGCTACTCAAGCTAGTAAAGATGAGTTTCAACGTGACAACATCTTTTACACTAGGTGCCATGTGACCAACAAGGTATGCAGCTTGGTGATTGACCCCAGAAGTTGCACTAATGTTGCTAGTgcattgatggtggagaaactaaaCTTGCCAACTAGTGAGCACTCCCGTCCCTACAAGCTTCAGTGGTTAAACAACAATGGAGAG gagtaTCAAGACGTCTTTCCTGAGGATATACCTACTGGTTTGCCTCCATTAaggggaattgaacatcaaattgatttcattcctggATCTTCCCTTCCAAACAAGGCACCATATAGGACCAATCCTGAGGAAACCAAGGAGCAACAGCGACAAGTGGAGGAGTTGCTTAGTAAGGGTTGGATTCAAGAGAGTCTAAGCCCTTGTGTTGTACCAGTTGTACTTGttccaaagaaagatggaggatgGAGAATGTGCACTGATTGTAGGGCGATTAATGCCATAACG ACTCTAGATGAGCATGTTGTGCATTTACAAATGGTCCTCGATGCACTTCGCAAGGCAAGCCTctacgctaaccttaagaagtgtacCTTTTGCACAAATCAATTGATTTTCCTAGGATATGTTGTTAGTGAGCAGGGAATTCATGTTGATCAAGAAAAGGTGAAGGCTATTAGTGAATGGCCAACCCCTACCAATGTAA gtattggagctgttttACTCCAAGAGGGTCGCCCAGTTGCCTACTTTAGCGAGAAGTTGAATGGAGCTGCTCTAAACTACTCAACCTATGATAAGGAACTAATGGCCTTAGTGCGAGCTCTACAAACATGGCAACATTACCTTCGCCCTCGTGAGTTTGTCTTGCACACAGATCATGAGTCGCTCAAGCATATCAAGTCCCAAGACAAGTTGAGCAAGCGACATGCACGATGGATTACCTTCATTGACAGTTTTACCTTTGTGATCAAATACAAGACAG CTAACTCAgattttggtgagatttttGTTTCCTTGCCACGACACTCTCGTGAGTACTATTTCATCTCTCAGGGGTTCTTATACTACAAGGACAAGTTTTGCATTTTCAAGAGCTCCATGCGCACGCTCCTAGTGAGAGAAACTCATGGAGGAggactaatgggacactttggcattGCCAAAACCTTAATGATTCTCCAAGAGCATTTCTTCTGGCCACGCATGAGGAGTGACGTAGAACGGCACATTGAAAGGTGTGTGACTTGTCACCAAGCCAAATCAAAGGTACACCCTTATGGTCTCTATACACCTTTGTCAATTCCACATGAACCATGGGTTGATCTGTcaatggattttgtgcttggacTACCTAGAACTAGAAAAGGACATGATTCAATATATGTGGTAGTTGACCGCTTCTCCAAAATGGCCTATTTTattccttgtcttaaaacagaTGATGCTAAGCATGTTGCAGATTTATTCTTTCGTGAGATA AACATTAAATTTTGGGAAGATTGCTTACCACATGTGAaatttgcatacaatcgcacTGTTCATTCTGTTACACATTATTCGCCGTTTGAAATTGTGTATGGTTTTAACCCTCTCACACCTTTGGATTTAACTCCTTTACCTGTTCATGAGAGAGTTAACTTGGATGGTAAGAACAAAGCAGCATATGTACGTGAGTTACACACTAAGGTGCCAGCCAACATCGAGAAGCGTACACTTCAATACATCCAAAGTGCCAACAAGGGGCGCCGCAAGATGGTCTTTGAGCCTGGCGATTGGGTATGGATACACATGCGCAAAGAGAGGTTCCCAGTCAAAAGGCGTAGTAAGCTACTTCCACGGGGAGATGGTCCATTCCAAGTCCTGGAGCGTATaaatgacaatgcctacaaacttGAACTTCTAG ACGATGAGTTTGATTTGAGAACAAATcgccttcaagaggaggggactaatgAGGAGGGGCTCAAGGCTGCTCAAACTTCTAGTGCTCAG AGAAGAAGGCCTGCTTCAAACAATCCTTCTACTTCAATAGCAAGAAGTGATGGTAGGACTAAAAGAACTAGAAATGGTCATGACAATCCTCAGGTGCTAGTTCAACCTACTTTTGAATCTACAAATGCTACATTTGGTAGCATGAATGCATCAACAAATGTGAACTCCAACAACATTAGTAGTACCAGTACTTTCAGCATATGTTTTGATTAA